A part of Ziziphus jujuba cultivar Dongzao chromosome 8, ASM3175591v1 genomic DNA contains:
- the LOC107405462 gene encoding probable disease resistance protein At5g43730 — MKELVDDAIRKGHAIFEITKNWQKDAEGISKQAKEILEDENHANTGWCTFRGLLLLNFVPRYGLSKKAKKMGVSVVKIKGEVNFENISHRPHLQSDFTNKYYINFDSRSEIVDGILEALGDGNTRMIGVHGMPGTGKTTLVKEVSRMALELELFSEAVLVPVSNTPDVKNIQKAIAERLDLQLDMETIPERALLLRNRSQQEKMLLIILDDVWKELNLKDVGIVFDGDQKGCKILFTSRFERVLQTNMGVDKIFKVGLLEEAEALNRFSAIVAQTVEKVLRMCRSGK, encoded by the coding sequence ATGAAGGAGTTGGTGGATGATGCCATAAGAAAAGGTCATGCAATTTTTGAAATTACCAAGAACTGGCAAAAGGATGCAGAAGGGATAAGTAAACAAGCCAAAGAGATTTTAGAAGATGAAAACCATGCAAACACAGGGTGGTGTACTTTCAGAGGGTTGTTGCTTCTGAATTTTGTGCCACGGTATGGACTAAGTAAGAAAGCCAAGAAGATGGGCGTGTCTGTTGTTAAAATCAAAGGCGAGGTCAACTTTGAAAACATTTCTCACCGTCCCCATCTGCAAAGTGATTTTACAAACAAATATTACATAAACTTCGACTCAAGAAGTGAAATTGTGGATGGAATATTAGAGGCGTTGGGAGATGGCAACACCAGAATGATCGGGGTGCATGGGATGCCAGGTACAGGCAAAACCACGCTTGTTAAAGAAGTTTCAAGAATGGCCTTGGAGCTAGAATTATTCAGTGAAGCGGTTCTGGTTCCTGTTTCAAATACTCCAGATgtcaaaaatatccaaaaagcaATTGCAGAAAGACTAGATCTACAACTTGATATGGAAACCATACCTGAAAGAGCACTTCTGCTGCGAAATAGATCGCAGCAGGAAAAGATGTTGTTGATAATTCTAGATGATGTTTGGAAAGAACTCAACCTCAAAGATGTTGGAATAGTTTTTGACGGTGATCAGAAAGGATGTAAGATATTGTTTACGTCAAGATTCGAACGAGTGTTGCAAACTAACATGGGTGTTGATAAGATTTTCAAAGTTGGACTTCTAGAAGAGGCTGAAGCATTGAACCGGTTCAGCGCTATAGTGGCTCAAACGGTTGAAAAAGTACTCAGAATGTGCAGATCTGGTAAATGA
- the LOC107404910 gene encoding uncharacterized protein LOC107404910 has protein sequence MLKNLLPFSMSKLEEIEISDCGMMEEIVSDHEEEEDMRKEVIGDFPQLRSLKLKNVPRLKSFCSKLKKIQRSEKGKQPMDVDNSVKTLLSGKLVFLPVLDELEVSKCHDLTRIWDDQILPSSASFHNLTKLLIELCNSLEYLFSSAMATSFVQLKSLEIRFCQGMKEIVRNSENIVKMSFPKLKFLDIFYLESLTTFSSEIDIDFPVLTKLCIAYCPEFSTFISKSEDEKLPSLFNEKVAFPSLKNLEIADMNKLKMIANNADVFHKLEELTIFRCDNVMKIFGSRTQRALASLRWLEIDKCAKVEEVFEIQASSFEEITHDRISAQLIHLSLSDLPNLRYVWGKDPQGNITFTHLEQVQVWSCPSLKSIFPFSIAKGLYKLRELNLTSCGIQQIVEAVGTTVSVPPEFVFPRLEEMKLYHLENLVCIYPGLHTSSWPSLTTLVVEKCVQVKVLALEFSCFQDKHVHHDHDNSQIPQVPLFFTKIDSFPNLEKLELLECNLEKIWDGELLPKSRSFSKLTSLHVSGCGFLKNLFSSAVAENFKQLQSLEITDCKLIEEIMSKNGKVDKVEFTGLKLLNFQNLPNLVSFSTEIFTEFPVLTEVFIDNEDCSEFRSFVSKLEEKDCTTMTSLFHDKFASFPKLKELKSYGCVFTKIWDDQFQLSSTSFRNLTKLIVRSCNFMKNLFSSAVAGSLEQLCFLDVSGCRMMEEIMTRNESMDKMSFPKLDLLILSNLPNLVSFSSGIFIEFSVLDRLYISCCPAFETFISNGEQNLYTGTMPSLFNEKVAFPSLNEVVIARMDKLRMIWQYDDEFSTASSFCKLKYVMVRNCDNTMKIIPSSMQRRFHLVCREDSFELIRASKTQVCVE, from the exons ATGCTGAAGAATCTTCTGCCATTCTCCATGAGTAAGCTCGAGGAAATCGAAATAAGTGATTGCGGCATGATGGAGGAGATAGTTTCTGaccatgaagaagaagaagacatgagAAAGGAAGTTATTGGCGACTTTCCTCAATTACGCTCCTTGAAGTTGAAAAATGTTCCAAGGCTTAAAAGTTTCTGCtctaaattgaagaaaattcaaAGGTCTGAAAAGGGGAAGCAACCAATGGATGTAGATAATTCTGTAAAGACTCTGCTCAGTGGGAAG TTGGTTTTTCTCCCCGTTTTGGATGAATTGGAAGTGTCCAAATGCCATGATTTAACAAGAATATGGGATGATCAGATTCTACCAAGCTCTGCTTCTTTTCACAACTTAACAAAATTGCTCATAGAACTCTGCAATTCTTTGGAATATCTATTTTCATCTGCTATGGCAACGAGTTTTGTACAACTCAAATCCCTTGAGATACGTTTTTGTCAGGGCATGAAAGAAATAGTGAGAAATAGTGAAAACATCGTAAAGATGTCATTTCCTAAGCTAAAGTTTCTGGACATTTTTTATCTTGAAAGCCTCACAACATTCTCCTCTGAAATTGACATTGACTTTCCAGTTTTAACTAAACTCTGCATAGCGTACTGCCCGGAATTTTCGACTTTCATTTCCAAGTCTGAAGATGAAAAGCTGCCATCTCTCTTCAACGAAAAG GTTGCATTCCCCAGCTTAAAGAATTTGGAAATTGCAGACATGAATAAGTTGAAGATGATAGCCAATAACGCAGATGTATTTCATAAATTGGAGGAGTTAACAATTTTTCGATGTGACAATGTAATGAAGATATTCGGATCCCGTACGCAAAGAGCACTCGCCAGTCTAAGATGGTTGGAGATAGACAAGTGTGCAAAGGTAGAAGAGGTATTTGAAATCCAAGCATCAAGTTTTGAAGAAATTACGCACGACAGAATATCAGCACAGTTGATTCATTTGAGTCTCTCTGATTTACCAAACTTGAGGTATGTGTGGGGTAAAGATCCTCAAGGAAACATTACCTTCACACACCTTGAGCAAGTTCAAGTTTGGTCCTGTCCAAGTCTGAAATCaatctttccattttccatTGCCAAAGGTCTTTACAAACTTCGAGAACTAAATCTTACTTCTTGTGGGATAcaacaaattgttgaagctgtgggAACTACTGTATCAGTACCGCCTGAGTTTGTATTCCCTCGATTGGAAGAAATGAAATTGTACCATTTGGAAAATCTCGTGTGTATCTATCCAGGATTGCATACCTCAAGTTGGCCTTCATTAACAACTCTAGTTGTGGAGAAATGTGTGCAAGTGAAGGTTTTGGCTTTGGAATTCTCCTGCTTCCAAGATAAGCATGTGcatcatgatcatgataataGTCAAATCCCACAAGTACCGTTATTTTTCACCAAG ATTGATTCTTTTCCCAACTTAGAGAAGTTGGAACTGTTGGAATGCAATTTGGAGAAGATATGGGATGGCGAGCTTCTACCGAAGTCTCGTTCTTTCAGTAAGTTAACAAGTTTGCATGTGAGTGGGTGTGGGTTTTTGAAGAATCTATTTTCATCAGCTGTAGCTGAGAATTTCAAACAACTTCAATCTCTCGAGATAACAGATTGTAAGTTGATTGAAGAAATAATGAGTAAGAATGGAAAGGTGGATAAGGTGGAATTCACTGGACTAAAACTTCTCAACTTCCAAAATCTTCCAAACCTCGTGTCATTCTCGACTGAAATTTTCACTGAGTTTCCAGTGTTAACTGAAGTTTTTATTGATAATGAAGATTGCTCTGAGTTTAGGTCTTTTGTTTCCAAATTGGAAGAGAAGGATTGCACCACGATGACATCTCTGTTCCATGACAAG TTTGCTTCTTTCCCAAAATTGAAGGAATTGAAATCGTATGGATGCGTCTTCACCAAGATATGGGATGACCAGTTTCAACTAAGCTCCACTTCTTTCCGTAACCTGACAAAACTGATTGTACGAAGCtgcaattttatgaaaaatctaTTTTCATCTGCTGTGGCTGGGAGTTTGGAACAGCTCTGTTTCCTTGATGTAAGTGGTTGTAGAATGATGGAAGAAATTATGACAAGGAATGAAAGTATGGATAAAATGTCATTCCCTAAACTAGATTTGCTGATACTGAGCAATCTTCCAAACCTTGTGTCATTCTCCTCTGGAATTTTCATTGAGTTTTCAGTGTTAGATCGACTTTACATCAGTTGCTGCCCTGCATTTGAGACTTTCATTTCCAACGGAGAACAGAACTTGTACACTGGTACCATGCCATCTCTCTTCAACGAAAAG GTAGCATTCCCCAGCTTGAATGAAGTAGTGATTGCAAGGATGGATAAATTGAGGATGATATGGCAATATGATGATGAATTCAGTACCGCAAGTTCCTTTTGCAAACTGAAATATGTAATGGTAAGAAATTGCGATAATACGATGAAGATAATTCCATCTAGTATGCAGAGAAGATTCCATCTAGTATGCAGAGAAGACTCGTTTGAGCTTATTCGGGCTAGCAAAACTCAAGTTTGTGTGGAGTAA
- the LOC132804992 gene encoding disease resistance protein SUMM2-like: MSCIAEIGIAAIAEKIADCTVGAIGRQLGYIFQYKSNISNLKTETHNLGLEEEKMKELVDAAIRKGHAIFEITKNWQKDAEEISKQAKEILEDENRANTGCCTFKGLLLLNLVPRYRLSKKAKKMCVSVVKIKGKVNCEKISYRPHLQNDFTNKDYINFDSRNETVDEILEALGDGNTRMIGVHGMPGAGKTTLVKEVSTRALEMKLFTEAVLVPVSNTPDVKNIQKAIAERLDLQLDKETIPERALLLRNRLPQEKMLLIILDDVWKELNLKDVGIVFDGDQIGCKILFTSRFERVLLTDMGVDKIFKVGLLEEAEALNWFRALVAQTVEKFSECEDLVNDIVEECARLPITIETIACALKDQRRYFWQDVLNQLKNSNLSDINSE; this comes from the coding sequence ATGAGCTGTATTGCTGAGATCGGTATCGCTGCAATTGCTGAAAAAATTGCTGATTGCACGGTTGGAGCGATTGGTCGTCAGTTGGGTTATATCTTCCAATACAAAAGCAACATAAGCAACCTGAAAACAGAAACTCACAATTTGGGTcttgaagaagagaagatgaagGAGTTGGTGGATGCTGCCATAAGAAAAGGTCATGCAATTTTTGAAATTACCAAGAACTGGCAAAAGGATGCAGAAGAGATAAGTAAACAAGCCAAAGAGATTTTAGAAGATGAAAACCGTGCAAATACAGGGTGCTGTACTTTCAAAGGGTTGTTGCTTCTGAATTTGGTGCCACGGTATCGACTAAGTAAGAAAGCCAAGAAGATGTGCGTGTCTGTTGTTAAAATCAAAGGCAAGGTCAACTGTGAAAAGATTTCTTACCGTCCGCATCTCCAAAATGATTTTACAAACAAAGATTACATAAACTTCGACTCAAGAAATGAAACTGTGGATGAAATATTGGAGGCGTTGGGAGATGGCAACACTAGAATGATTGGGGTGCATGGCATGCCAGGTGCAGGCAAAACCACGCTTGTTAAAGAAGTTTCAACAAGGGCCTTGGAGATGAAATTGTTCACTGAAGCGGTTCTGGTTCCTGTTTCAAATACTCCAGATGTCAAAAACATTCAAAAAGCAATTGCAGAAAGGCTAGATCTACAACTTGATAAGGAAACCATACCTGAAAGAGCACTTCTGCTGCGAAATAGATTGCCGCAGGAAAAGATGTTGTTGATAATTCTAGATGATGTTTGGAAAGAACTCAACCTTAAAGATGTTGGAATAGTTTTTGACGGTGATCAGATAGGATGTAAGATATTGTTTACGTCAAGATTCGAACGAGTGTTGCTAACTGATATGGGTGTTGATAAGATTTTCAAAGTTGGACTTCTAGAGGAGGCTGAAGCATTGAACTGGTTCAGGGCTTTAGTGGCTCAAACGGTTGAAAAGTTCTCAGAATGTGAAGATCTGGTAAATGATATTGTTGAAGAATGTGCACGTCTTCCAATTACCATCGAAACAATTGCATGTGCATTGAAAGATCAAAGACGGTATTTTTGGCAGGATGTCTTGAACCAACTCAAGAACTCAAACCTATCAGATATCAATAGTGAATGA